A genomic window from Osmerus eperlanus chromosome 5, fOsmEpe2.1, whole genome shotgun sequence includes:
- the bncr gene encoding protein Bouncer — protein MPTSSSTSSPRPEGYWAGCVFLFLCLMMPAVPGANLLCFYSYITPRNRSVELILSECPPTKLCFTADGRYGNYSALIARGCMWKADCSKVHPLVLRGTRFTMQYACCDYNYCNSGPRVTAYSFPLILTLLLVSAQT, from the coding sequence atgcccacctcctcctccacctcctcccccaggccagAGGGGTACTGGGCggggtgtgtgttcctgttccTCTGCCTGATGATGCCCGCCGTGCCTGGTGCCAACCTGCTGTGCTTCTACAGCTACATCACTCCCAGGAACAGAAGCGTGGAGCTCATCCTGTCGGAGTGTCCTCCGACCAAGCTGTGCTTCACCGCTGACGGGCGTTACGGCAACTACAGCGCGCTCATCGCCCGGGGCTGCATGTGGAAAGCGGACTGCAGCAAGGTCCACCCCCTGGTGCTTCGAGGAACCAGGTTCACCATGCAGTACGCCTGCTGTGATTATAACTACTGTAACTCCGGCCCTCGTGTTACGGCCTATTCCTTCCCCCTCATACTTACCCTGCTGCTGGTCAGCGCACAAACCTGA
- the LOC134020579 gene encoding sperm acrosome membrane-associated protein 4-like, with product MPGMARNMLLCNFSALQFKDKAFLNVTTECLPHQSCSTSRGLRGSEHMVSAQGCVASTRCGTFQLVSYRGVTYNASYTCCCRERCNQPPSPDTQLRRLLGLTREPTPSPLDACPTPATL from the coding sequence ATGCCAGGCATGGCCAGGAACATGCTGCTGTGTAACTTTAGCGCCCTCCAGTTTAAAGACAAAGCCTTTCTCAACGTAACCACAGAGTGTCTCCCGCACCAGAGCTGTtccaccagcagggggctccGTGGATCAGAGCACATGGTGTCTGCCCAGGGCTGCGTCGCCTCGACGCGCTGCGGAACCTTCCAGCTCGTCTCGTACCGCGGGGTGACCTACAATGCCAGCTACACCTGCTGCTGTAGGGAGCGCTGcaaccagccccccagcccagacaCCCAACTGAGAAGGCTTCTGGGGTTGACCAGGGagcccacacccagccccctggACGCCTGTCCCACACCAGCTACCTTGTAG